The DNA window GATGCGTAGAAGCGGTCGAGATCCATACCCGTGGGCGGCTTTTCGCGCAGCAGGCCCAACGACAGCGCGGCGTCGACGATGAGCCGATCGGTCGGATCCAGCTGCCGTGCCATATCGCGCACCACGGGCAGCACCGCCTCCTCCGGCGATACCCTGGAACGGTGGGCGTATTGCTGCACGATGAGCAGGTCCAGTAGGGGGGAGACGTCGATCTCGGTGGTCCGCAATCGATCCGAGCTCAGACCCGAGCGCTTGCACAGCCGCATGAGAATGCCCCGGATGGCGACCGTGCGCTCGTCTTGCCGCACCATGGCGAAATCATCCTCCGCGTGGTTGTTGCCGATTCGTTGTGCCGATGTCGCGATTGCCCGGGTCGGCGGGTTTAGCGCCAGCGAGAACCGGCAATTACCAACCTACATCGGCAATTGACCTCAATGAAGGGCAAATGCCACACTAGGTTTGGCGATTGGATCGCCCCACCAGATGACTCGGGAGGGCCCTGGTGATGAGAGTGATTCTCCTGATACGGCAAGTCCGGCGGCGTAAACAGCGTCGGCCCGCAGCGCCCGACACCGAATTGGAGCCGAACGGCGTCACGGTCTAGGCAAGCGTCCACGCGTTCGCCTGGATGGTCCGCACCGAAAACAGCCACATTTCGTCGCCCGCTCCGCAGCACCGAGAGCAGCAAGACCACGGCCGACCGAGCACACCGGTTCGGCTCGGTTCAGTGCACCCAAAACCCGGTCAGCGGTCGTTCGACGACACTCCTGCGCCCCGTGGAGACTGCCGTGATCTACGCAAGCAGCCGGTCGATGACCAGCAACCTCACCCCCGACGAGTGGGCGTGGCAGGTGGCGGGCCGTGACGAACCGGCATGGCAACTGAGCTGGCTGCCCACTCAGCTCACCCGCGAACAGGCTTGGGCCGGAATGGAATTGCAGGAAATCCTGAGCCATCCGGACTCGGCATCGGACCACGACGCACAGACGCGGGCCGATCAACTCGGAATCACCGTGCGGCAGGCCCTGCAGCTGTTGCACCAACGGATGCTCGACAGGAGGCATTCGTGACCATTCACGTAAACCGCTGGTCGATGACCAGCGACAGCACGGCCGAATCCGCCGATCGGTTGGCGGGCACGTGGGCCAAGTCGTGGCGGCTGAGCTGGCTGCCCGACCGGCTGCTCACCCACGAACAGGCATTGGCGGGGATGGATCTCGCAGAGATCTTCAGCACCCAGGATTTCCGGCACGACCCGACGGTCCGAGCACGGGCCTTGATCTGCGCCGGGCAACTCGGAATACCCCTCGAGCTCATCGGGCTCGAACTGCTACACCGGAGGCACCCATGACCGTCAAGGCCACCGAATGGACCATGATCAGCGACATATCTCCCGAATCGGCCTACCGCGCGGGCGGACCCGGTGCCGCGGTGTGGCGGCTGAGCTGGCTACCCGACCGGCGATTGACCAGAGCGCAGGCCATAGCGGGGATGGAACTCGACGAGATCCTCAGCGACCCGGACATCGTGCACGACCGTCGTGCGCACGCCGAGGCCGGTGACCGAGCCGATACGTTGGGCATCATCTGGGAGCATGCCGTGATTCTGCTGTCCAAGCGGATCATGGCCCGGCTCGGGGAACAACACGACGGGCCCGGGCAGGGCAGCGATACCGCACCCGGCGGTGCGATCTCGTCCGGGCCGAGCTGCCGGTCGCATCGAATGTCGGTGCACACCAACAGGCCGCCGCACGTCTACGGATAGCGGTAGTGCACGCGATGCCGCGCAGCGCGGTGTCACCAGTCCTCCGAGACCATCCGGGCGATGTCGTCGACATCGGTGACGCGCGGCATGGCACCGGGAACATCGCCGAACGATTGGGTCGCGACCATCGCCGCGCACGCCCATGTGTAGTCCTCCGCCCGCGCGGCGCGCCGTGAGGGCAGCAGGCGCGACACCAGTGCGGCCGCGAAGGCCGCGTGCGCGCCCGGCGAACCCGCGAGAACAACAGGGAACGGCGGGGTTTCGACGTTCACCAGATCCGACCACACTCGACAGCGAAAATTCTCGACCGCGCACACCGCTCGCACGCCGCGTGCCCGCAGGTGCTGGGCGATGTCCGCGGTCGGGTTCGCACTGTCGGGCAGCATGCCGTGCAGATCCACTGTCGAGCCCGTGAGGTAGTCGACGGCGTCGAGGTACGGGTAGAGGTACTGCGGCCGGACGAGCGTGGGCGAGGGATGCACGATCATCAGCGGGCGGTCGCGCTGGTGGCGCACGGTGGTCAACACCTGTTCGATCACCGCGACGGGTGGCTCGAAGGTGAGCAGTAACGCATCCGAGGAAGTGATCGCGGCGTGCACGATCGGTCGACGCACGTCGTGGGCGGTGAGCCGGATACGGTCGTTCTGACACCCGATGATGGCGGGTACGCCGGTACTGGTGATCACCACTGCGGTCGCCTCGGTCTGTGCACCTGGAATCACCTTCACCAGGTCCACATCGATGTTCTCGGCCCGCAGATAGTCCAGGATCATCCGGCCGCCGTCGTCATCGCCGACCGCCGAGATCAGTCTGACGGTGAGTCCGAGCCGGGCGGCCGCGACGGCTCGATTGAGTCCTTTTCCGCCCGCGTGTGCCTCGAAATTTCCCGGCACCGCTTCACCGGGTGCGGGAATGTGATCCACGCGGTAGATGTGGTCGACCACAGCGGCCCCGATGACGGTGACCACGCCTGCGTCGGGTCGCCGATCCGAGCCAGCGGCGGCGTCGTCCGGCGACAACGAGTCGGCCATCCGCCGTCCCCCTCCGCGTACCGCAGCGATTTGTCCTGCCGCACACCAGAATAGGCCGTCGGGACCGGCGAAGCATCCGCTCGACCGCTTTCGCATCGCGAAATGGCATGGCGCGCAACGACGCATCGCGTGCCACGCGGGTGGAATCAGGTGTGCGCGACGTGCTCGGCCCCGACCGCCTCGGCGATCGAGTGATATCCGCCCGCGCGCAAGCGCTGCGCCAGGCCGCGGTGGATCTCGCGCATCCAGAACGGGCCGCCGTAGATGAAGCCCGTGTAGCCCTGCAGCAGGGTGGCGCCGGCGAGGATCCGCTCCCAGGCCTGGTCGGCGGTTTCGATGCCGCCGACGGAGATCAGTACGAGGCGGTCGCCGACGCGGCGGTAGAGGCGGCGCAGGACCTCCAGGGAGCGGTCGGCGACCGGCGGGCCGGACAGGCCGCCCGCGCCCATGGCGGAAACCTCGGCGGGGTCGGTGCGCAGGCCGTCGCGGCGGATGGTGGTGTTGGTGGCGACGATGCCCGCGAGGCCGAGTTCGACGGCGAGATCGGCAACCGCGTCGACGTCGTCGTCGGACAGGTCGGGGGCGATCTTGACCAGCACCGGGACCTCGACGCTGTCGAGTACGGCCTGCAGGACCGGGCGCAGGGATTCGACGGCCTGCAGATCGCGCAGGCCGGGGGTGTTGGGAGAGCTGACGTTGACGACGACGAAGTCGGCAAGGGGGCCGAGCAGTGCGGCACTGACGGCGTA is part of the Nocardia sp. NBC_00565 genome and encodes:
- a CDS encoding quinone-dependent dihydroorotate dehydrogenase gives rise to the protein MYSLLLRLMFLLPPERIHHLAFTAMRLAARFAPSRWVMTKVLTTDDPILRNHAFGIDFPAPLGLAAGFDKNADGVDAWAPLGFGFAEIGTVTAQSQPGNPAPRLFRLPADHGLINRMGFNNHGAAAAAEHLRARRGGVPIGANIGKTKIVEPVGAAADYAVSAALLGPLADFVVVNVSSPNTPGLRDLQAVESLRPVLQAVLDSVEVPVLVKIAPDLSDDDVDAVADLAVELGLAGIVATNTTIRRDGLRTDPAEVSAMGAGGLSGPPVADRSLEVLRRLYRRVGDRLVLISVGGIETADQAWERILAGATLLQGYTGFIYGGPFWMREIHRGLAQRLRAGGYHSIAEAVGAEHVAHT
- a CDS encoding PfkB family carbohydrate kinase; the encoded protein is MADSLSPDDAAAGSDRRPDAGVVTVIGAAVVDHIYRVDHIPAPGEAVPGNFEAHAGGKGLNRAVAAARLGLTVRLISAVGDDDGGRMILDYLRAENIDVDLVKVIPGAQTEATAVVITSTGVPAIIGCQNDRIRLTAHDVRRPIVHAAITSSDALLLTFEPPVAVIEQVLTTVRHQRDRPLMIVHPSPTLVRPQYLYPYLDAVDYLTGSTVDLHGMLPDSANPTADIAQHLRARGVRAVCAVENFRCRVWSDLVNVETPPFPVVLAGSPGAHAAFAAALVSRLLPSRRAARAEDYTWACAAMVATQSFGDVPGAMPRVTDVDDIARMVSEDW